ATATAACAGTATTGTCTAAATTTTGGAAGGTTTTTTTTAACGAACCGCCTTCGCGTTAGCGTCTCGTTAGAGAAGAACGCCAAGGGCGCAAAGAGAAGAAGAAGATTCTCTTCCGCGTGAGATAAATAAAATTTATGCAATAGGTCTATTGTTAAACAAGGTAGTGTATGAAACTTTGTATTGTTACTCATAAAATCAAAAAAGGTGATGGTCAGGGACGGGTAAACTATGAGGTTGCTAATGAAGCAATTCGTCGTGGTCATCACTTGACATTATTAGCTAGTGAAGTCGCACCAGAACTGGAAAATAATAACCAAGTTAATTGGATTAAAATTCCAGTTAAAGGCTATCCTACAGAATTTATACGTAATTTCATCTTTGCCCAAAAAAGTGCAGATTGGTTACGTCAACATCGCTCTGATATTGATTTAGTTAAAGTCAATGGAGCAATTAGCATGGCTGCGGCTGATGTGAATGCTGTACATTTTGTCCACAGTTCATGGTTGCGATCGCCTGTTCATATTTCCCGCGATCGCCGCGATTTATATGGTTTTTACCAATGGCTGTTTACGGCTTTTAATGCCCGTTGGGAAAAACAGGCTTTCCAAAAAGCGCAGGTTGTGGTGGCTGTATCGGAAAAGGTAGCCCAAGAATTAGTCAACATTGGCGTACCGCGTTCTCGGATTCGGGTAATTGTCAATGGCGTTGATTTAGAAGAGTTTACCCCTGGTGAAAGCAATCGCCAAAAATTAGGTTTACCGGAGAATGTCACCTTAGCCCTGTTCGCCGGAGATATTCGCACACCTAGAAAGAATTTAGATACAGTCCTAAACGCCTTGGTGCAAGTTCCCGATTTACATCTGGCGGTGGTAGGTCATATCGAAGGTAGTCCCTTCCCACAACTAGCGGCTTCTTTGGGGTTAAGCGATCGCGTGCATTTTGTCGGATTTCGTCGTGATATCCCCGAAATTATGCGGTCAGTAAATTTATTTATTTTTCCTTCCCGATATGAAGCTTGTAGCCTCGTATTGTTAGAAGCACTTTCTTCAGGGCTACCAGTAATTACTGCCACAGCTACCGGGGGTGCAGAGTTGGTGACGCCAGAATGTGGCATTGTCTTAACCGACTCAAATGATATCGATGCTTTAGCTGTGGCGATGATGTCCTTGGTAAGCGATTCTGCCCTGATGCAACAGATGAGTCAAGCTGCTCGTTCTGTGGCAGAACAACATAGCTGGACTACTATGGCTCAAACTTATGTGGATCTATTCGAGGAGTTAAGCAAGAATGCGGAACACCGTTCTGATACCAACTTATCGCCGTCCACAAGACTTATCACGCTGCCTTTTGGCGCTACAGGAGCAAACTAAACCAGTCGATCAGGTGATAGTGGTTGTCCGCGATACGGATGCAGAAACTTGGCAATTTCTGGCGCAATACACAACGCACAATCTGCCATTGCATACCGTAAAAGTGACACAACCAGGGGTAGTAGCAGCCCTCAACGCCGGACTAGCAGCAGTGGAGGGCGATATTGTTTCCATTACTGATGATGATGCCGCACCTCACCCCGATTGGTTAGAGCGCATCGCTGCTTATTTTACCTGTGATAGTCGTCTCGGCGGTCTAGGAGGCCGTGATTGGGTACACCACGGCAGCAAACTAGAAGACGAATCCCGCCCAGTAGTGGGACAGTTGCAGTGGTTTGGGCGAGTCATTGGCAACCATCATTTGGGAGTGGGAGAACCCCGCGAAGTCGATATTCTCAAGGGCGTAAACATGAGTTTTCGTACCCAAGCAATCGGGCGATTGCGTTTTGACGAGCGAATGCGCGGTACTGGAGCGCAGGTACACTTTGAAATGGCATTCACTCTGACATTAAAGCGGGCTGGTTGGAAGATAATTTACGATCCAAACGTTGCTGTAGATCACTATCCAGCACAACGTTTTGACGAAGATCAGCGAAATAACTTTAATGAAATTGCCTTTATTAATTTAGTCCATAATGAAACCTTAGCTTTATTAGAGCATTTGCCATTTATCCGCCGGATTGTATTTTTATTCTGGGCAGTATTCGTGGGTACGTGCGATAGTTTGGGCTTAGTACAATGGCTGAGATTTTTACCTAGCCAAGGGCAGTTGGCAGGGAAAAAATTGCTTGCATCTTGGCGGGGACGTTGGCAAGGATATCAAGAATTCAAAATTCAAAATGACGCTCGCTGACTCGCTAACGCTGCGCTAACAAAATTCAAAATTAAGGAAATTTGAATTTATTGGAAGCTGCCAAACTTATTTATATGTACATCTAAAATTGAATGAATTCTAGACAGATACTTTTCAATAGTTTTTCACAAGAAAGCTATTCTCCCGAAGAGCGATCGCTACAAGGGTGGATGGCGATCGCAGGCTTTATACTACTAACTGTAGTTTGCTATTTTGCTGGTGCTACTGCCGCATTGCGCCTAATTTACCCGGTGACAGCTTTAGCAGTAGGCATATTTTTATACTTGCGCCATCCCATTCTCTATATCAGCTTTACCTGGTGGATTTGGTTTCTCACACCTTTAGCTACCCGCTTAGTTGACTATCGAGTGGGTTGGGACCCTACCCGTCAAATGCTCATAGCACCCTACTTAGTGGTGTTTGTCACTATAGCAACATTCTTCCGACACTTTCCCCGCGCTTCTCGTGAAGGGGCTTTGCCGTTTGTTTTGGCTTTTATCGGAGTGTTTTATGGCTTTCTCATCGGTCTGGTTTATAACCCACCTATCCCTGTAGCACGCGGATTGATGGATTGGCTCAGTCCGATTATCTTCGCTTTTCACTTATTCATTAACTGGCGAGATTATCCTAGTTATCGGCAGAATATTCAGCGAACATTCCTTTGGTGTGTGTTGATTTTAGGAACTTATGGCGTATATCAATTTGTGGTAGCTCCTGAGTGGGATAGGTACTGGCTAATACAATCAAAACTATTCATGAGTTCTGGAAATCCTGTACCTTTTGGGATGCGCGTCTGGAGTACATTGCACTCAGTCGGCCCCTTTGGTTCCGTTATGCAGGCTGGGTTACTGTTATTATTTACCAGTTCAGGAAACTTAATTTTTCCAGCTTCAGCTGTTGGTTACTTGTCCTTTCTATTAACACAAGCACGGACTAATTGGGGAGGCTGGTTATTTGGAATAATTATGATTATGGGTTCAGTTAAAGCCAAAATTCAAATGCGCTTAATTACCATAATTGTGGTCATGGCAATTTGTGTTGTCCCGTTGACAACTATCGAGCCAATTGCTGGAGTTGTCGCAACCCGTTTGGAAACTTTTTCTAATCTTCAAGAAGATGGCAGCTTTAAAGATAGATCGGGAAGTTACGACAAAAACCTTGGTTTAGCCCTTTCTAATGGTCTAGGTAACGGCTTAGGAAATATTTGGAAAGTCAACGAAAAAACCGGTCAAATTGAAGTGGTGGTAATTGATAGTGGCATTTTAGATATGTTTTTCACCCTTGGCTGGTTTGGAGCCATCTTTTATATGGGTGGATTAATTTTGTTAATTGTTAGTGTTAGCAGTTATGGTGAAGGTCGTTTTGATAGCTTTATCAGTGCTGCTCGTGCCATTGGTATCAGTTCCGCTTCACAGCTAGTTATCGGTAGCGGTATGTTGAGCGTCGCCGGGATGATTCTTTGGGGATTTTTAGCTATGGCGATGGCAGGACATAAGTACTATAGCAATTCCAAAGATCCTCGACTTCTCTAAGAAGCCGAGAATCTGATAAATCTTACAACTTAAATAGGACTCTTATAGATTATGAAAGTAATTATTGTAATGCCACTGGCCGAGCAACGAGGCGGCGGTGAAATGATGCTTTGGGATTTGGTACAGCAGGGACGTAATGCTGGTGTCGAGTGGCTGGTGATATTTTTAGAAAACGGCCCAATGGTCGAACAAGTAAAGTCCCTTGGTATTGATGCGCGAGTTGTGGAAAGTGGACGTTTACGCCAAATCCACCGTTTTATTGGCGCTGTTTTGCGGATAGCTGCGATCGCACGCCGCGAACGTGCAGATATAATTGTCAATTGGATGTGGATCACGCATATATCAGGAGGTTTGGCGGCAATGCTGGCCGGACTGCCTGCTGTGTGGTATCAACTAGAAGTACCTAGCGATAAAACTTGGTTGGTACGAATCGCAACTTTAATTCCAGCCCGTGCAATTATCACCCTTTCCCAAGATGGTAAGCAAGCACAGGCAGAGATTTGGCCCCACAGACCAACACCTTTAGTTTATCCTGGTGTCGCATTAGACCGATTTGAGCCTAATGCTTTACCAACTCCAGAAGAAGCACGGCGGAAACTAGGCTTACCTTTACACGGGCCATTGATTGGAATTGTGGGACGATTGCAACGATGGAAGGGAATGCACGTACTGGTGCAGGCGATGCCCAAAATTTTACAAAAGTATCCCGATGCCCATTGTGTGGTAGTTGGCGGTAAGCACGATTTAGAACCGGATTATGAAGACTTTTTAAAAGCCGAAATCACTGCTTTAGGCTTAAAAGACCAGGTAATTATGGCTGGACTACAGCGTAATATCCCGGAGTGGGTACAGGCAATGGATGTATTCGTCCATGCGTCAAATAAAGAACCCTTTGGGATTGTGATTATTGAGGCGATGGCGTTAGGTAAACCTGTAATTGCTGGCGATGCAGGCGGCCCGACAGAGATTATTACCGATGGCATGAATGGACTATTAACACCTTACGGCGATGCGGATAAATTAGCGATCGCAATTCTCCGCTATCTTGACGAGCAAGAATTTGCCCAAAGTGCTGGAATAGCCGCCAGACAACGCGCCCTCGATTTTTCAACGCAGAATTATGCCCAAAATTTCATTAGTGCAATTCGTTCTGCAATGCCGAGTGTTTCATAGGTTGAATGAAACACTAAACTTCTTACAAAAGACAATTTTTGCAAATAAAACTACAGATTTATATTGATTAATTATCTATCTAAATCTGTGGTTAAAAACCATAAATTAGATTGAAAGGAATTAAATAAATGTTGATTGATAGCCGCAAAGTGCCAATAGATGAAATTATCAATACCGAAATTTGTATAGTTGGTGCTGGCCCAGCAGGAATTACACTTGCACGAGAACTAATTGGGCAAGATTTTCGAGTTTGCTTACTAGAAAGTGGTGATATTGAATTTAATCAAGAGACTGCATCTCTTGGTGAAGGCGAAACAGTTGGAGATCCTTTTCCACCACTGCAAGATATGCGCCATCGTCAATTTGGTGGAATGGCTAATGTCTGGAATATTGAAATTAATAAAAATCAACTTGGTCTGAGGCACGTACCGTTAGACGAAATAGATTTTGAAAAAAGAGATTGGGTTCCATATAGTGGCTGGCCTTTTAGCAAATCTCACCTCAATCCATTTTATGAGCGTGCCCAAGCAGTCTGTAAACTCGGTTCCTTTGCTTATGAAGCTGAGGCTTGGGAAAATGCCCAATCTCCTCGGACACATTTCACAAGTGACCGAGTTACTACTAGTATGTTTCAGTTTGGCCCACGCGATATTTTCACCAATGAATATCGGCATCAAATTAATCAATCTCCTAATATCACCACATTCCTGAACGCCAACGTGGTAGAAATTGAGGCAGATGAAGCAGCACAAACGGTGAAACGCGTACAAGTAGCTTGTTTATCTGGTAATAAATTTTGGGTGGCTGCAAAAATATTTATTTTAGCTACAGGTGGTATTGAAAATGCGCGTTTATTATTACTATCAAACAAAATTCAAAAGAATGGATTAGGTAATCAACATGATTTAGTGGGTAGGTTCTTTATGGATCATCCTTTTATCCGTTGTGGTATGCTGGTTCCACAAAATCGCAAAATTTTTAATTCGATGGCTTTGTATGACTTACGCCGGGTTAATAATGTCACAGTAATGGGCAAATTTGCCCTAACGGAACAAGTGATGCGCCGCGAAAAATTACTAAATATGACTGCGTTGTTATATCCCAGAGATGAAAGGTTTAGATCGGCAGCAAAGGCTTCTGCAAAAATTTTGTTTTCTTCTGTTAGACAAAGACAGTTACCTAAGAATGTTCTTCAACATTTACAAAATGTCATTACCAATATTGATGATTTAGTAGCTGATTGGTATAAATATAATGTCAAAAAAGAATATTTATTCCCTGATTTGAGTCATGGAGGATGGTCTGAACATGAAGGGAATGAACAGAAATATACAAAGTTTGAAGTTCTCAGCCAAACCGAACAAACCCCAAATCCAGATAATCGGGTGACACTTAGTAATCAACTAGATAAGCTTGGCTGTCCTCAAGCAAAATTAATTAATCATTGGGGCGAAATAGATATTTGCAGTGTGAAGCGATCGCAGTTAGTATTTGCACAAGAGTTTGCGAGTGCCGGTCTGGGTGAGTTGCAGATTGAATTGGATGGAGATCGTCCAGTTGCTTCTCTTAGTACCCATCATAATATGGGAACAACGCGTATGCATCATGACCCAAAACAAGGAGTAATCGATGCAAATTGTCAAGTTCACGGCATCTCTAATTTATTTATGGCAGGTAGCTCTGTTTTCCCTACAGGAGGCTATGCTAATCCTACGCTCACCATTGTTGCCTTGGCAATCAGATTGGCAGACCATCTGAAAGCACAATTGTGCCACTAAGTACAGCCCACCACAAAAAGAGTATGGAATTTAATCATTCGTAGGTTGGGTGGAACGTAGTGAAACCCAACATCAACTCTCGATATTTCCAAACCCCTTTTATCGTGACGTGTACTAAGTTTCAATTTTCACAACTCAGATAGGATCTCGATCGCTCAATCGTCGAATGGCACAATTTGATTCAGAATAAGGAGTTCTGGAATCATTTTTCTGAGTTTTTCTGTAAGAGACTCAATCGTAGAAGCTTCTGTTACCAATCCTGGTACGTCTTCACTAGTGCCTACCCAAACTTCTGCATCTGTATCCCAAAATGCTTGAACTTTCAATGTGTTTTGTGTCATGAGCGATCGCTACACACAAATTTACGACGGTAATTCAAGTTTAAAACAATTGTAGACTGACTTCTCAAAACCTCAATCTTTCTTAGAGTAGATACCACCTCCATAAACTGCAAACCCACCGTATACAAAAGCTGGCATCATTAGAACAATCCACCATTTTCCTAGTAGCCACCATTGATTTACAGGTGTACTCGGATCAATATTGTTAGTGATAAAGAACCCCAAAGCAATTGCTAAACTAGCGATCGCATGAATATATATAGGGCATCTGAAGCCAGCTTTCCACCACGCCGCCATAGCAGATATCAAAATAAAAGCAATGAAAATAACTCTGATCGTACTCACGTTCAGTCCTCAACAAATTGAACTCCCTTAATCGCATTCAGCAATCTCAATATCTGAGTGCTTCACACTCAGGAGTCGATATCCTACTAATATTCCCATATTAATTTCAGGTATAACTCACAACTTAACAATAAAACTGTCTCGCCGATGAAAGTCAGCCTCCACACCCCGATGAGTTAACGCCCAGTAAGTCACCTCACCAACTCTATATTTAATAACTGTAGTAATGCCAATTTCAATTTCTTGGTTTGCCGAAATAATTTTATCCAAATCGACATCTAACGCCAGTACCAAAGCATCAGTTTGATTCTGAACACTAAACGGTAGCTTTTCAAAGGCTATTTCTTCTTGCATCCCTTGACGATACCCATCAAAGCGATAGACATTCCAGTGTCCGGCGGGGGAGAGGTTAAATTCCCAATACCGTTGAGAATCTTTGATACCAAGGAAGAACTCGAAGCAAGTGTCTTCCCACAATTCGTACTTGCGTGATGGTGCATTTGATGGTGAAGAAATTGCAATTTCTTTTAAGTCGCCTCCAAGACTGTAGTAGATGGCAAGTTGATTAGCATTTCGGGAGATATTGCCTGTAATTTTCAAATTAGGCAGAGATTTTGTAGAAGGGAAAGGTTGCAGGGAAAATATCTGGTTGTTCATTTCATATCTTGGATAATTTTGCGAATCTGCGTTTCTTGAGATTCAATACTTTCAGTAAGCTTAAACTGGACGATCGCTCTTGCCAAGTTATGTTCTGGGTGCTTAACTTTAAAGTAGACGTTGCCTGCTAAATAATCAGCAAAAAATCTCAGTCCTAGTTCAAAAGTAATTAGACGGATGGCATCATATATATATGC
This Nostoc sp. C052 DNA region includes the following protein-coding sequences:
- a CDS encoding glycosyltransferase family 4 protein, giving the protein MKLCIVTHKIKKGDGQGRVNYEVANEAIRRGHHLTLLASEVAPELENNNQVNWIKIPVKGYPTEFIRNFIFAQKSADWLRQHRSDIDLVKVNGAISMAAADVNAVHFVHSSWLRSPVHISRDRRDLYGFYQWLFTAFNARWEKQAFQKAQVVVAVSEKVAQELVNIGVPRSRIRVIVNGVDLEEFTPGESNRQKLGLPENVTLALFAGDIRTPRKNLDTVLNALVQVPDLHLAVVGHIEGSPFPQLAASLGLSDRVHFVGFRRDIPEIMRSVNLFIFPSRYEACSLVLLEALSSGLPVITATATGGAELVTPECGIVLTDSNDIDALAVAMMSLVSDSALMQQMSQAARSVAEQHSWTTMAQTYVDLFEELSKNAEHRSDTNLSPSTRLITLPFGATGAN
- a CDS encoding glycosyltransferase family 2 protein, which codes for MRNTVLIPTYRRPQDLSRCLLALQEQTKPVDQVIVVVRDTDAETWQFLAQYTTHNLPLHTVKVTQPGVVAALNAGLAAVEGDIVSITDDDAAPHPDWLERIAAYFTCDSRLGGLGGRDWVHHGSKLEDESRPVVGQLQWFGRVIGNHHLGVGEPREVDILKGVNMSFRTQAIGRLRFDERMRGTGAQVHFEMAFTLTLKRAGWKIIYDPNVAVDHYPAQRFDEDQRNNFNEIAFINLVHNETLALLEHLPFIRRIVFLFWAVFVGTCDSLGLVQWLRFLPSQGQLAGKKLLASWRGRWQGYQEFKIQNDAR
- a CDS encoding O-antigen ligase domain-containing protein yields the protein MNSRQILFNSFSQESYSPEERSLQGWMAIAGFILLTVVCYFAGATAALRLIYPVTALAVGIFLYLRHPILYISFTWWIWFLTPLATRLVDYRVGWDPTRQMLIAPYLVVFVTIATFFRHFPRASREGALPFVLAFIGVFYGFLIGLVYNPPIPVARGLMDWLSPIIFAFHLFINWRDYPSYRQNIQRTFLWCVLILGTYGVYQFVVAPEWDRYWLIQSKLFMSSGNPVPFGMRVWSTLHSVGPFGSVMQAGLLLLFTSSGNLIFPASAVGYLSFLLTQARTNWGGWLFGIIMIMGSVKAKIQMRLITIIVVMAICVVPLTTIEPIAGVVATRLETFSNLQEDGSFKDRSGSYDKNLGLALSNGLGNGLGNIWKVNEKTGQIEVVVIDSGILDMFFTLGWFGAIFYMGGLILLIVSVSSYGEGRFDSFISAARAIGISSASQLVIGSGMLSVAGMILWGFLAMAMAGHKYYSNSKDPRLL
- a CDS encoding glycosyltransferase family 4 protein; this encodes MKVIIVMPLAEQRGGGEMMLWDLVQQGRNAGVEWLVIFLENGPMVEQVKSLGIDARVVESGRLRQIHRFIGAVLRIAAIARRERADIIVNWMWITHISGGLAAMLAGLPAVWYQLEVPSDKTWLVRIATLIPARAIITLSQDGKQAQAEIWPHRPTPLVYPGVALDRFEPNALPTPEEARRKLGLPLHGPLIGIVGRLQRWKGMHVLVQAMPKILQKYPDAHCVVVGGKHDLEPDYEDFLKAEITALGLKDQVIMAGLQRNIPEWVQAMDVFVHASNKEPFGIVIIEAMALGKPVIAGDAGGPTEIITDGMNGLLTPYGDADKLAIAILRYLDEQEFAQSAGIAARQRALDFSTQNYAQNFISAIRSAMPSVS
- a CDS encoding GMC oxidoreductase — protein: MLIDSRKVPIDEIINTEICIVGAGPAGITLARELIGQDFRVCLLESGDIEFNQETASLGEGETVGDPFPPLQDMRHRQFGGMANVWNIEINKNQLGLRHVPLDEIDFEKRDWVPYSGWPFSKSHLNPFYERAQAVCKLGSFAYEAEAWENAQSPRTHFTSDRVTTSMFQFGPRDIFTNEYRHQINQSPNITTFLNANVVEIEADEAAQTVKRVQVACLSGNKFWVAAKIFILATGGIENARLLLLSNKIQKNGLGNQHDLVGRFFMDHPFIRCGMLVPQNRKIFNSMALYDLRRVNNVTVMGKFALTEQVMRREKLLNMTALLYPRDERFRSAAKASAKILFSSVRQRQLPKNVLQHLQNVITNIDDLVADWYKYNVKKEYLFPDLSHGGWSEHEGNEQKYTKFEVLSQTEQTPNPDNRVTLSNQLDKLGCPQAKLINHWGEIDICSVKRSQLVFAQEFASAGLGELQIELDGDRPVASLSTHHNMGTTRMHHDPKQGVIDANCQVHGISNLFMAGSSVFPTGGYANPTLTIVALAIRLADHLKAQLCH
- a CDS encoding DUF1902 domain-containing protein, which gives rise to MTQNTLKVQAFWDTDAEVWVGTSEDVPGLVTEASTIESLTEKLRKMIPELLILNQIVPFDD
- a CDS encoding DOMON-like domain-containing protein, yielding MNNQIFSLQPFPSTKSLPNLKITGNISRNANQLAIYYSLGGDLKEIAISSPSNAPSRKYELWEDTCFEFFLGIKDSQRYWEFNLSPAGHWNVYRFDGYRQGMQEEIAFEKLPFSVQNQTDALVLALDVDLDKIISANQEIEIGITTVIKYRVGEVTYWALTHRGVEADFHRRDSFIVKL